The Rubripirellula amarantea genome includes the window TTGGTGGATGAACTTCATCAACAGCTCGTTGACCAGGACCTCTTCGGGCAGCAGTTCCGTGAGTCGACTGGGGAGTTCGCGTTTTGCGATCAACAGATCACGAAGCTTTGCATTGGAAACAAACGGATTCATCCCACTCAGCATCTCGACCAACACGTAACCAGCACTAGCGATGTCACTTCGCGGTGTCGCCAACCGGTTTTCTAGCACTTCAGGCGCCGCATACATCGGTGTGCATTCGCGTTCCCGGGGAGGGTTCGCAACTTCGATCGCAGACCCCATGTCAATCAGCTTGGTGTGGCCGCTGCGTTTGAGCATGATGTTGGCGGGCTTGATGTCGCCATGAACGATGCCCTCGCGGTGCAACGAAGCGAGTGCCGCTAGGACTTCTCGGACAATGGCAACCGCAACGCCCGCTTTGAAACGCGACTGAGTTGTTCCCGCGGTCAAAATCACTTCGTTGATGTATTCCCAGCGAGCCGCATCGACTCGGCCATCAAGCATCGATAGGCAATGAGGCGACATCAACTTGCGAAGGTCATAGCCATCGACCCATTCCATCATCATGATGCGAATTCGATTTCGCTCGATGAAGTTTTGAACGTCAAGCAGGTTGTCGTGTTGAATCAACGCGACCTTCGCAGCAATGCTTGCGACGCGTTTCATCGCTTCGTTGTAGGCCGCCGCTCCCGCGTAGCGTTCCGGCGAGAAGACTTTCATCGCCACGGGAACGGTGAAGCCGTCGGTACCGCGGTACTCCGTCAAGTAAACCTCGCCCTGACCACCTCGGCCAAGCAAGCGAAGCATATGGTGATGGCCAGTCCAACTCACCTTATGGTCTTTGGTGAGCATTTCGTAGCTCGCCAAAAGCTTAGGGTCCGCCGAAGCATTCTTGGACGACCCGCCATAGGATATCGTCGGATTCGGTTCGTAGCGTGTGGTGGATTGCATCAAGGTACGTGTCTCTTCCTGAAACCCAGAGCGAGTAATTTTCCGTGGCAAATAATCTAGTCTAATTTAAGACGCGTCAAAACCGTCGCGTACCAACATCCTCATTTCCCAAATGAGCTCGGCCAATCAGCAAGGCCGCACCCGCACCGGCGACAAATCCGCCGATATGGGCCCACCATGCTACTCCGCCAGCCTGTCCAGAGGCGGAAGCCGAGATGCCATTGTACGTTTGCAGCACGAACCAAATGCCTAGAAAGACCGGTGCGGGCAAAACAAATACCTGAATCAAGATTGGAATCGGCAGGATGGCTTTGACTTTGGCATGCGGGTAAAGCCAAGCATAGGCACCCATCACCCCCGCGATTGCTCCGCTGGCACCGATGGTCGGGACGACGCTATTCATGTTGGTGTAGAAATGCGTCAAGCCGGCCGCGATGCCGGTGGCTAAGTACACGACCGCGTAACCGATGTGTCCCAGCCGATCTTCGACGTTGTCGCCAAAGATATATAAGAACCACATGTTGCCTAGAAAGTGCATCCACCCGCCGTGCAAGAACATACAGGTCAACACGGTTAACCAAGGTGCCACGGCCGAAGGTGCAATCGTCTTAGTGGCGATCTGCCGTTCAAGGCCTCGGTTGGTCTGCACGATGACTTCTTGCTGAATGACCGTGGGCGCGTCTTCGTTAGACAACCGCACCGGCACCATCCCGTATTGTTCGGCAATCGATCCGGTGGGATCCGACAGTTGAAACAGGAACGCGACCGAGCAAATTGCGATCACGGCATAATTGACAAACGGAGTGCGGCGACTCGGGATGCTGTCTTGAAGCGGAATCATAGAGGACGTGCGCGCGAAGTATTGAGTGAGAGCGAATCGGAATCACTTAATGAGTGAAACTCTCGCGACGCATCGTACACGGCTTTGGGGCAACCGTGTGACGTCGTGCAAGTCACAAGCTCTGAAAAGGAAGCTTTCAAAACGATGTCCAATCCGGCGAACCGAAACCCCGCGAAGAGCCGGCGAACCGCAATCAAAGGAAGAGCCGGCGAACTGCAATCAAGGGAAGTGCGGGCAAACCGCGATCAGGCGAAGAGGGTGCGGCGATTGGCGAATGAGTCAGCCAGCGATCAAACTGTGGGCGCATAAAAAAAGTCGGGTCAGCGTCCTGCGTTCCCGACAATTCGTTATTGCCAAGCGACTGGCTCAATCTCTCTCCTGATATTGAGTCAATCGCCCGACGTACCGGCTGCTAAGCAATCGGCACGATGAAGCAAAAAACAGGCGGCGAGTCCATTCGCTCAGGTCCTAAGACCTGTTGCTCGATCCTCGAGCGCACCGATGTAAAAATAAGTCATCGCAATCTTTGCGAGTCTCCGCGAACCATCGAATCATTCGAGTGGTCCTTGGTTTGATGAGGACATCGCAATGTCCGTCGCAAATTGGAAGTCGCGTTCCAATTTGATTGTGAATCGTTAAGAGCTTGAAATCTGGTTCAATAGATCGATGACTTAACATCAGCGATCATGACAACTGATCAGAGAACAAGGTGGCCAACCGATGGTGATGAAGAGTCGTTGACGAGCCGTTCATCGTTTGAGTTGGCAAAGTGAGTCACCGAAGCGTTCGGTAAGACACCGCGAGCAGGCTGAGTGAATCAGCTTGACGTCATAGCGGCGGAGAGTCTGACGGATGGTTGATGGGGTTGATCTGAGGGTTTCCGATTCGAACATGAAACGCAGTTGAATTCGGATAACTCATAGCAAACTTCTCCGTCGAAAAAAAATGCAACTCGCTGCCGTTGGTGAACAGCAACCATTGCTTCAATGAGGCTGCAAGAATTTGGCGTTGCCGCCTGCGAATGTCAACAACAATCTTGGTGAAGAAAGTAAATTCAATTTCAGCAATTCATCGAAAGCTAACGAATCGCGATGTGATAGATCAGAAAAAAATGTTTGCGTTGTTTGGGCATCGACATTCACGCCATTGCTGCGGCACATTCACGTGAAAACGTCAACCCCGAGAACGAATGAATTTTGCTTTCTTTGCGTTAAGAAATACAAGGCTTCGTCTCGCAACAATGCACGGTGCTATCAACTTAATTCGCGTACGCGGACTTTCACTTGTCGATCGCTCATCGTCGACCGCTCATCGACGTTAAGCCATCAACGTTCAATCATCGCTATTTGCTCAACGCCTTCCACTCAATGCCCTTCACTCATCACATGTGCAGCGGTGCGACCAGCGTTCGTGGTTCCAGCGTTGATCATCGCTTGCTGCGTCGATCGCTAGCTTAGTCTTCATCAAGGGGGCTGATATGAGTCGTGCCAGTGAGTAATGCCGTTACGGGCCGACTCTGACGCAGCGATGCTGCTTTGGTAGAATGCCGCTGTGCTGTTCTTTTCGCAGTTCGTCCTCATCGCGGTTCGCCACTCTCTGGCAAAGGGTTTCTATCATCAACACTCACGATCCCAGACGCTTATGGAGCGATTCGTACGTCGATGAAATGAACGCGTTGCTGGGTGCCGATGCTTGTCGTCAATTAGCAATCTACAAGCTTCCTGAGGGCTTCTGCCTGAGCGTGATCGTGCCCGTTTATAACGAGTGCAAAACAATCGCCAGCGTTGTTGAGGTCCTGCGACAAACGGGACTGCCCATGCAAATCATCTTAGTCGATGATGGCAGTAGTGATGGAACCGGTGATGCTGTAGATCAGTTTGATAACGAGCCGGATGTTGTGGTCCGCCACCACGCCGTTAATCAAGGCAAGGGCGCAGCGATTCAAACGGGAGTCCGAGTGGCGACGGGCGACGTGATCGTTATTCAGGACGCAGACCGCGAGTACGATCCTTCGGACTTTCGATTCCTCTTGCAGCCTATCCTTAGCGGAGAAGCCGATGTGGCTTACGGGACTCGTTACGGGCATTGCGACCGATCGTTGTCGCCCTGGTGGCACCAAGCGGTCAACAACTTCATCACGTTGCTTTCGAGTTTGGCGATTGGGATCCGTTTGAGTGATGTCGAGACGTGCTACAAGATGACGCGACGCGCGCATTTTATGGCGATCTTGGACGACCTTAAGGAGTCTCGGTTTGGTATCGAAATCGAATTGACAGCACGATGGGTACGGGCCGGTTTGGAGTTTACCGAGCGACCCATTCGCTACCATCATCGTTGGTACGACGAGGGGAAAAAAATCGGCTGGCGCGATGGCGTCAGTGCGCTGCGTTGTATCGCAAAGTACGGACTGCTGAAGCGGTAATTTACGAAGATAAAATCGTCGCCAGCACGCAATTGGTTCTCATTTGTTCATCGGTGACGCTAGCCGCAGTGTTTCTACTTTGCTGCAAAATTCTTGACTTTGCACTCAAGAGAGCGTTATGCTGGCAGTGTTAGGCGGAGCCCTTCTTTTCTCTTGCGAGCTAATCATGGTTTGCGATTCAACATGGATGGAAACCACATGGAGGAGCTTCCGTTATGTCTGCCCTTGCTAGTCCAACGACGACTGTAAACGCGGTCTCGTCTTCGCCTTCCCTGCTCTCGGTGAACCCGGCGTTCTTACAAGAGATCAAGGATAGTAACCCGGCGTACTGGAATGCGTTTCGACGCTTACCGGTGGTCTGCGATTGCCACGGAGAACCGCTCCAGGTTTGCCGAAGCCTATCACGTACGCTCGACGACCTGCGCGATGCGGCGGCCTTGCAATTCTCGCTTGAAGAATCCTACGGCTACATTACGCTGGCTGAACCGAGCGAGCATCAAATCAAGGGTGTCCGACTAGGTGAACTAGCCGAGAGGGCCCAACGCGAACATCGCCTGCTTTACCTGCAGTTGACCGAATTGGCAGAACAAGCCGAGGAACTGCAGTACCGCGGTGTCGAACAGAACGGCCTGCGTGAATTGATTCAATCCGCTGCAATGTTCGAATCGCAATTGGCGGCTCATGAACGAAGTGAAAATGTTCTGATCGAACAAACGTCCTTGGCTTTAAAACTTGCAACCAGGTATCCCCGATGAAACATGATCACTCTCTGATTGGTGAGCACGCCATCAAGCCAATGGAAATTCTATTGGTCGAGGATGGCTGGACGGACGCACGCGTGACGATCTATGCCGTTCGTCGCAGCCAAGTGCACCATCGTCTGACGCTCGTGCGTAGCGTTTCAGAAGCGATCTCTTTCCTACGTCAGGAAGGCATCTTTGCGAGAGCACCGCGTCCCGACCTGCTGCTGCTCGACATGATGTTACCCGACGGCACCGGTCTGGACGTCTTGCAGTTTCTAAGCGAGGCTCAAGAGGCTGACTTTGATTTGCCTCGCATCACAACGGTCGTGCTTACCGCGTCGAACGATGCCAACCTACGTGTGCAGTGCCAAGATCTGTGCGTATCGGACTTCATGAACAAGCCAGTTCGTGAAGCTGACTTCATGCGAGTGATACGAGATCACAAGCGATTGATGGTGCACACGACGCCCGTTCTTGCTGGCGCTTAGGCCAATCGCGATCGTGCCAGTTATACCTGGCACTGATCTTCGGACTGTTCCATTTCAGGCGACGTCGTCTGGACATCGCCTTGCCTATCAACGTCAAGATTCGCCAACTGGGCGTCACTGACTGGGCGTCACCGCGAACCTGTACCGATGCGACCTACTTCTCGAACCATTTCTTGATCGCTTGGACCGTCGTGGCTCGGCCTGCTCTTGCGATCGAAGTCGTCAACGGGATTTCCTTCGGGCAAACCGCAACGCAATTCTGAGCGTTGCCGCAGGCTGCAATTCCGCCGGGACCCATCAGGGCTTCTAAGCGTTCACCGGCAAGCGACTTGCCGGTTGGGTGATTGTTGAACAACATCGC containing:
- a CDS encoding glycosyltransferase family 2 protein, giving the protein MNALLGADACRQLAIYKLPEGFCLSVIVPVYNECKTIASVVEVLRQTGLPMQIILVDDGSSDGTGDAVDQFDNEPDVVVRHHAVNQGKGAAIQTGVRVATGDVIVIQDADREYDPSDFRFLLQPILSGEADVAYGTRYGHCDRSLSPWWHQAVNNFITLLSSLAIGIRLSDVETCYKMTRRAHFMAILDDLKESRFGIEIELTARWVRAGLEFTERPIRYHHRWYDEGKKIGWRDGVSALRCIAKYGLLKR
- a CDS encoding rhomboid family intramembrane serine protease, giving the protein MIPLQDSIPSRRTPFVNYAVIAICSVAFLFQLSDPTGSIAEQYGMVPVRLSNEDAPTVIQQEVIVQTNRGLERQIATKTIAPSAVAPWLTVLTCMFLHGGWMHFLGNMWFLYIFGDNVEDRLGHIGYAVVYLATGIAAGLTHFYTNMNSVVPTIGASGAIAGVMGAYAWLYPHAKVKAILPIPILIQVFVLPAPVFLGIWFVLQTYNGISASASGQAGGVAWWAHIGGFVAGAGAALLIGRAHLGNEDVGTRRF
- a CDS encoding serine/threonine protein kinase, translating into MQSTTRYEPNPTISYGGSSKNASADPKLLASYEMLTKDHKVSWTGHHHMLRLLGRGGQGEVYLTEYRGTDGFTVPVAMKVFSPERYAGAAAYNEAMKRVASIAAKVALIQHDNLLDVQNFIERNRIRIMMMEWVDGYDLRKLMSPHCLSMLDGRVDAARWEYINEVILTAGTTQSRFKAGVAVAIVREVLAALASLHREGIVHGDIKPANIMLKRSGHTKLIDMGSAIEVANPPRERECTPMYAAPEVLENRLATPRSDIASAGYVLVEMLSGMNPFVSNAKLRDLLIAKRELPSRLTELLPEEVLVNELLMKFIHQMISPDPNRRFPDGEAAEHVEGGAAEFHRQLVLGDMATEYDNDIRLWLEELRLMETELDDFDV
- a CDS encoding response regulator, whose protein sequence is MKHDHSLIGEHAIKPMEILLVEDGWTDARVTIYAVRRSQVHHRLTLVRSVSEAISFLRQEGIFARAPRPDLLLLDMMLPDGTGLDVLQFLSEAQEADFDLPRITTVVLTASNDANLRVQCQDLCVSDFMNKPVREADFMRVIRDHKRLMVHTTPVLAGA